A stretch of Candidatus Beckwithbacteria bacterium DNA encodes these proteins:
- a CDS encoding class I SAM-dependent methyltransferase, whose protein sequence is MKQSHIWESTKYYEVAARSSQYLAHPGLKKIKELAQKADRVLEFGCGEGTKLSKIVPKTVKGTGIDISRTAIAMAKERHPAYDFVFYDGKKIPCKDGSFDLVYSAFVLEHLQNPSQNIKEMIRVLEKDGLLVLLAPNYGAPQRCSPCFKGHRIAKLIDGLIKDLIGSKGQLDWQKVSMKADTKHYQIDWDTTVEPYLGSLLSFLKTQNMKIIEYSSNWKIAEPQEQFVNKAFRFLGMRQLYPFKLWGPHLFVIACKL, encoded by the coding sequence ATGAAACAAAGTCATATTTGGGAAAGCACTAAATACTATGAGGTGGCTGCTAGATCCAGTCAGTATTTAGCCCATCCAGGTCTTAAAAAAATAAAAGAATTAGCCCAAAAGGCTGATAGGGTTTTGGAGTTTGGTTGCGGTGAAGGGACAAAACTAAGCAAAATAGTTCCCAAAACAGTCAAAGGAACAGGAATAGATATTAGTCGCACAGCCATTGCAATGGCTAAAGAGCGTCATCCGGCTTATGATTTTGTTTTTTATGACGGTAAAAAAATCCCCTGTAAAGATGGTAGTTTTGATTTAGTCTATTCGGCTTTTGTGTTGGAACATTTGCAAAATCCCAGCCAAAATATAAAAGAGATGATTAGAGTTTTAGAAAAAGATGGCTTGCTGGTATTGTTGGCTCCTAATTATGGTGCGCCACAGCGGTGCTCACCTTGTTTTAAAGGCCATAGAATTGCCAAGCTGATTGATGGTTTGATAAAAGATCTAATTGGTTCAAAAGGTCAGTTGGATTGGCAAAAAGTAAGCATGAAGGCTGATACTAAGCATTATCAGATTGATTGGGATACTACTGTTGAACCTTATTTAGGTAGCTTACTTTCTTTTTTGAAAACCCAAAACATGAAAATAATAGAATACTCTTCCAATTGGAAAATTGCTGAACCGCAAGAACAATTTGTTAATAAAGCTTTTCGCTTTTTAGGTATGAGACAACTATATCCTTTTAAATTATGGGGGCCACATTTATTTGTAATAGCTTGTAAATTATGA
- a CDS encoding glycosyltransferase family 2 protein, whose translation MVKFPVTGHMIVKNEERFIWYSLASTAPYLEKTIIFDTGSTDHTIPLIKLFIEKNHDLDISFFQKKALKAKEITKLRQLQLAQTKTPWFLLIDGDEIWPQKQLIKLLKLSKTLAQKTLAVVNQTRNCVGDIWHYLPDSFGKYMLLGKTGHFNIRLMRTKDYLLQGDYPNEGYFINNQNIASQDELLVFSKAWYLHASHLCRTNKRNGNLGRRQEIITKGKRFIKKDIPEVFFEKMPEQIPQVLGKRTIWFELKANFFDILRKI comes from the coding sequence ATGGTAAAGTTTCCGGTGACTGGTCACATGATTGTCAAAAATGAAGAACGGTTTATTTGGTATAGTTTAGCCAGTACAGCTCCGTATCTAGAAAAAACCATCATTTTTGATACTGGCTCCACTGATCACACCATACCTTTGATCAAATTGTTTATTGAGAAAAATCACGATCTTGACATTAGTTTTTTTCAAAAAAAAGCTTTGAAAGCTAAAGAGATTACTAAATTGCGACAGTTGCAGCTAGCTCAAACAAAAACACCATGGTTTTTATTAATTGATGGTGATGAGATTTGGCCGCAAAAACAGCTGATAAAACTACTCAAACTGAGCAAAACATTGGCTCAAAAAACACTAGCTGTAGTTAACCAGACCAGAAATTGTGTGGGAGATATCTGGCATTATTTGCCGGATAGTTTTGGTAAATATATGCTTCTGGGCAAAACCGGTCATTTCAATATTAGACTAATGCGGACCAAAGACTATCTGCTTCAAGGCGACTATCCTAATGAAGGTTATTTTATTAATAACCAAAATATAGCTAGTCAGGATGAATTACTAGTTTTTTCAAAAGCCTGGTATTTGCATGCTAGTCATTTGTGTAGAACTAATAAGCGTAATGGTAATTTAGGCAGAAGGCAGGAAATTATAACTAAGGGTAAGAGGTTTATAAAAAAAGATATACCAGAAGTGTTTTTTGAAAAAATGCCAGAGCAAATACCTCAGGTTTTGGGAAAAAGAACTATTTGGTTTGAACTTAAAGCAAATTTTTTTGATATCTTAAGAAAGATATGA
- a CDS encoding glycosyltransferase family 2 protein produces the protein MKLSVIVPVYNEEKTIEEIIKRILKARKNLEIIVVDDASSDKTPKILKKIKSKQITVLLHQKNQGKGAAIRTALAKVSGDIVIIQDADLEYDPSEYERLINPIIKGKAEVVYGSRFTGEHRNLLFWNFVANHLLNLLANILYNTTLSDLETCYKAFKSEVIKSIRWKANRFDFEPEITARILKKHIYIYEMPISYVGRDYTQGKKIGFWDGVTAFWVLIKLRLMD, from the coding sequence ATGAAGCTATCTGTAATTGTTCCAGTTTACAACGAAGAAAAAACTATCGAAGAGATTATTAAGCGCATTTTAAAAGCGCGTAAAAATTTAGAAATTATCGTGGTGGATGATGCTTCCAGTGATAAGACACCTAAAATTTTAAAAAAGATTAAGAGTAAGCAAATTACAGTTTTGTTACACCAAAAAAATCAAGGTAAGGGAGCAGCAATCCGAACTGCTCTAGCTAAGGTTAGTGGTGATATTGTCATTATTCAAGATGCTGATTTGGAATATGACCCTAGTGAGTATGAACGCTTAATAAACCCTATTATCAAAGGTAAAGCAGAAGTGGTATACGGTTCTCGTTTTACCGGTGAACATCGCAACCTTTTGTTTTGGAATTTTGTAGCTAATCATTTATTAAATCTATTAGCCAATATTTTATATAATACAACGCTTTCTGATCTGGAAACTTGCTATAAAGCTTTTAAAAGTGAGGTGATCAAGAGTATCAGATGGAAAGCTAACCGCTTTGATTTTGAGCCAGAAATTACAGCTCGAATTTTAAAAAAACATATCTATATTTATGAAATGCCAATTTCTTATGTGGGCCGTGATTATACTCAAGGTAAAAAAATTGGTTTTTGGGATGGAGTGACGGCTTTTTGGGTGCTTATTAAACTGCGTTTGATGGATTAG
- a CDS encoding phospholipid carrier-dependent glycosyltransferase, whose product MFIAALIIGILAYAILGAGLLGILYPWVLCLLGLAFLGFVIFYTVKHWSQLRTFILDLKPETTLDYFLMLMLLVFALIHLMGVLAPEIFFDALWYHLTLPKLYLAKHTFSFIPGDLYYYSAMPQLGEMLYTLGLVIGGQLGARLWHFLFGILTTLAIYIFGSKHLSKRAGLVAALLFISDLAVAWLITTAYIDLARTFFEFLAFFYFYNWYQERRDSDLFKSSLLIGLGVATKYFGLVSLGIIGFLVLISATKKRVAKTFLVVGPALLISSIWFVRAYLLTGYPFYPLFSGILSSWHDFILYGPWEYLTDFFKLSNLPTDWISPISPLYIALLPFSLCVLRAQKKWRIIAWYCLLAYTAWFLIPRTGGSRFMVPYLPAFALLASLPFAVSKQLSKTWQSLILALILAVVGFNGLLRVYINAKTLPLILGQKTSHQYLLENLDLTNAFYDTDDFLAKTIKDSDLVCFEGGQNLFYVDFPYVHESYQTNEVCDYVLVQYQDLDSKYENRVKFIYENQKNHIKLYKLTK is encoded by the coding sequence ATGTTTATCGCAGCGCTTATTATCGGAATTTTGGCTTATGCAATTTTAGGGGCTGGTTTATTGGGAATTTTATATCCATGGGTTTTATGCTTGCTTGGTTTAGCTTTCTTAGGCTTTGTGATTTTTTATACAGTTAAACACTGGTCACAGCTGCGCACTTTTATATTAGACTTAAAACCAGAAACTACTCTTGATTACTTTTTGATGTTAATGCTATTGGTTTTTGCCTTAATTCATCTGATGGGAGTTTTGGCTCCGGAAATCTTTTTTGATGCTCTTTGGTATCACCTGACACTGCCCAAGCTGTATTTAGCTAAACACACTTTTAGTTTTATTCCCGGAGATTTGTATTATTACAGTGCCATGCCCCAACTGGGAGAAATGCTGTATACGCTTGGTTTAGTTATCGGTGGTCAGCTAGGAGCTAGGCTGTGGCATTTTTTGTTTGGGATTTTAACTACTTTAGCTATCTATATTTTTGGCTCTAAACACCTTAGTAAAAGAGCTGGTTTAGTGGCAGCTTTGCTATTTATTTCTGACTTGGCTGTAGCTTGGCTGATTACGACGGCTTATATTGATTTAGCCAGAACTTTTTTTGAATTTCTAGCCTTTTTTTATTTTTACAATTGGTATCAGGAGAGGCGAGACAGTGATTTATTTAAATCGAGCCTACTCATTGGTTTAGGAGTAGCGACTAAATATTTCGGTCTGGTTTCTTTAGGTATTATTGGCTTTTTAGTTCTTATTAGCGCTACCAAAAAAAGAGTAGCTAAAACTTTTCTGGTAGTTGGGCCAGCTCTACTAATAAGCTCTATCTGGTTTGTACGGGCGTATCTTTTGACTGGTTACCCGTTTTATCCCTTATTTTCTGGGATTTTAAGTAGTTGGCACGATTTTATCTTGTATGGACCATGGGAGTATTTGACTGATTTTTTTAAACTGTCCAACTTGCCGACTGATTGGATTAGCCCAATTTCGCCACTGTATATTGCCTTACTGCCTTTTTCTTTATGTGTTTTGCGAGCTCAAAAAAAGTGGCGAATCATAGCTTGGTACTGCTTGCTAGCTTATACAGCCTGGTTTCTAATTCCTAGAACTGGAGGTAGCCGGTTTATGGTGCCTTATTTACCGGCCTTTGCTTTGCTGGCCAGCTTGCCATTTGCCGTATCCAAACAGTTAAGTAAAACTTGGCAAAGCCTAATTTTAGCTTTAATTTTGGCAGTAGTTGGTTTCAATGGCTTGCTAAGAGTTTATATTAATGCCAAAACTTTGCCGCTTATTTTGGGTCAAAAAACCAGTCACCAATATTTACTGGAGAATTTGGATTTAACAAATGCTTTTTATGATACTGATGATTTTTTGGCAAAAACTATCAAAGATTCAGACCTAGTTTGTTTTGAAGGTGGCCAAAACTTATTTTACGTTGACTTTCCTTATGTGCATGAATCATATCAAACAAATGAAGTTTGTGATTATGTGTTGGTTCAATATCAAGACCTTGACTCAAAATATGAAAATCGTGTTAAGTTCATCTATGAGAATCAGAAAAATCATATTAAACTATATAAACTTACAAAATAA
- a CDS encoding glycosyltransferase family 39 protein, with protein MKKITKLIVKTTWFNSPSFYFLVVVISAFCLRYYHLVQLFPFTMDEEYQAFLAVNTIKTGHVPLIGVNVAGTGLYLGPFFTWFSALIYYVGHLNPLFTGLVAAFIGTITAGLLYYLIWSTGKNTLAALVVGLAYASNPVLVSFDRKFWNPSLVMLLTILWLLTISKVKQDKRYWILISAVLGAALHVHYSLLILVIPSLVILGKTQKKIIWSKTASLAVLVFGIFISPLLLFELRHGFLQSKALLHFGQNQLSFDIFAKLKVMLGSFGQLGFLGWFSDMFTLFHSNDYPILLLVLGLIVIIASLYIAFTHRKQTIFYAIFLAFVSVLAMVVVYPGPISAYYFLPIWPMLIALGGLLLSQKEVAQWVFGLITILILIWITQSLTLTNHLGFSDKQKVLELVRSFVQNQPYHLEVLGSDSKYEGYRYLAEYLKLRPVSSYMDAYFDWLYVDQADKQTPIFNVVIYDSLDDSIEAKREWQNWQKKYDSWHLVTNIHSLNVLISKPKD; from the coding sequence ATGAAAAAAATCACAAAACTAATTGTTAAAACCACTTGGTTTAATTCTCCATCTTTTTATTTTTTAGTTGTGGTAATAAGTGCTTTTTGCTTGAGGTATTATCATTTAGTTCAACTGTTTCCGTTTACCATGGATGAGGAGTACCAGGCTTTTTTAGCAGTCAATACTATTAAAACTGGCCATGTTCCCTTAATAGGCGTTAACGTAGCTGGAACTGGTTTATACTTGGGCCCTTTTTTTACTTGGTTTTCAGCTCTAATTTATTACGTAGGCCATTTGAATCCGCTTTTTACCGGACTAGTTGCAGCTTTTATTGGAACTATAACTGCAGGATTACTGTATTATCTAATTTGGTCTACTGGTAAAAATACCCTAGCAGCTTTGGTGGTTGGCTTAGCTTATGCCAGTAATCCGGTATTGGTTAGTTTTGATCGGAAGTTTTGGAATCCCAGCTTGGTTATGCTATTAACGATTCTATGGTTACTGACTATTAGTAAGGTCAAACAAGATAAACGCTACTGGATTTTAATAAGTGCTGTTTTAGGAGCAGCACTGCATGTTCACTACTCACTCCTTATTTTAGTAATTCCCAGTTTGGTAATTTTAGGTAAAACACAAAAGAAAATAATTTGGTCAAAAACAGCCTCCTTAGCGGTTTTAGTTTTTGGAATATTTATAAGCCCTTTACTGCTATTTGAATTGCGGCATGGTTTTTTGCAAAGCAAAGCCTTACTGCATTTCGGGCAAAACCAGCTAAGCTTTGATATTTTTGCAAAATTAAAAGTGATGCTTGGTAGTTTTGGGCAGTTGGGTTTTCTGGGTTGGTTTAGCGATATGTTCACACTTTTTCATAGTAATGATTACCCGATATTACTATTAGTATTAGGACTGATTGTAATAATTGCTAGTTTGTATATCGCTTTTACTCATAGAAAACAAACAATTTTTTATGCCATATTTTTAGCTTTTGTGAGCGTTTTAGCCATGGTTGTGGTTTATCCTGGTCCGATCAGTGCTTACTATTTTTTACCGATTTGGCCCATGCTGATTGCTTTAGGGGGATTATTACTTAGTCAAAAGGAAGTTGCTCAATGGGTATTTGGCTTGATAACAATTTTAATTCTAATTTGGATTACTCAATCTCTGACATTAACTAATCATTTGGGGTTTTCGGATAAACAAAAAGTTTTAGAATTGGTTCGCAGTTTTGTCCAAAATCAACCTTATCATTTGGAAGTTTTGGGCAGTGATAGTAAATATGAAGGCTATCGGTATTTGGCTGAATATCTGAAACTGAGACCAGTTAGTAGCTATATGGATGCTTATTTTGATTGGCTTTATGTAGATCAAGCAGATAAACAAACACCGATTTTCAATGTAGTTATCTATGATAGTTTGGATGATTCGATAGAAGCTAAAAGAGAGTGGCAAAATTGGCAGAAGAAATATGATAGTTGGCATTTAGTAACCAACATTCATAGCTTAAACGTACTTATTTCAAAGCCAAAAGATTGA
- a CDS encoding DUF2142 domain-containing protein, with amino-acid sequence MKNWSVLLVSFFALVFLKQILWMGLVPVWHFPDEQAHFSQVQNMAFFAVSHGNTSDEIAMSEILLGTKRDQQGNNKFTHQPWFTIPYSNSVSGVHEQTITDLPKTYTTNLKVREATSYPFLYYSGSMLFYKLFASSSIITRVYSVRFFSLLIFMATTWVVWQIGQLLFQNKFWALGLTTLVAFQPMFSFVGAGVTSDVLFNFFFTLFVYCCLKIIEKPKAQAWLYLFVIIILGQLTKQQMVVALIIALCLLPFRFTPIKQLFCKKTASTIGLILLLSGFLAVAMIFGKAEYIYTFIQSGRNQNQQIFAISLFEHIKFTLLHTYREVLPWYWGVFKWLGVVLPRWVNRVQMGILGITGFGLLWYLVQKVTNFFKTKKLSLFDQKILFLLFSALAYYLALLLWDWQFRRAYNFSFGVQGRYYFPVIIAHMALILVSWRFLWQQVFKKYSPNYVLVILGFWWLILQIIGLRTIIVSYYDVSSWSIFLNQISQYKPWLFKSYSWYLWFSLAILALVLFLRNFIITWRYEKNHKTNC; translated from the coding sequence ATGAAAAATTGGTCAGTGTTGCTTGTAAGTTTTTTTGCCTTAGTTTTTTTAAAACAAATTTTATGGATGGGATTGGTGCCGGTCTGGCATTTTCCTGATGAACAAGCTCATTTTTCTCAAGTGCAAAATATGGCTTTTTTTGCTGTGAGCCATGGAAATACTAGTGATGAAATTGCCATGTCAGAGATCCTGCTTGGTACTAAAAGAGATCAACAAGGTAATAATAAATTTACCCATCAGCCGTGGTTTACTATTCCCTATAGTAATTCTGTCTCAGGTGTCCATGAACAAACTATTACTGATTTACCAAAAACTTATACCACCAACCTAAAGGTTAGAGAGGCTACATCTTACCCATTTTTGTATTATTCAGGTTCAATGTTGTTTTACAAACTATTTGCTTCCTCAAGCATAATTACTAGAGTTTATAGTGTCAGATTTTTCTCTTTGCTAATTTTTATGGCTACCACTTGGGTAGTTTGGCAAATTGGACAACTGCTTTTCCAAAATAAATTTTGGGCCTTGGGTTTGACAACTCTAGTAGCTTTTCAGCCCATGTTTTCGTTTGTAGGAGCAGGGGTAACTAGTGATGTATTGTTTAATTTTTTCTTTACTTTATTTGTTTATTGCTGTCTTAAAATTATTGAAAAGCCCAAAGCTCAAGCCTGGCTGTATCTTTTTGTCATTATTATTTTGGGCCAGTTAACCAAGCAGCAAATGGTTGTAGCTTTGATAATCGCTCTTTGTCTTTTGCCATTTCGCTTCACTCCTATTAAACAACTTTTTTGTAAAAAAACTGCTAGTACAATTGGCCTTATATTGCTACTAAGCGGATTTTTGGCAGTAGCGATGATATTTGGTAAAGCCGAATATATTTATACCTTTATTCAATCAGGCAGAAATCAAAACCAGCAAATCTTTGCAATTAGTTTATTTGAACATATTAAATTTACTTTGCTGCACACATACCGCGAAGTTTTGCCCTGGTATTGGGGAGTTTTTAAGTGGTTGGGGGTAGTGCTACCTCGTTGGGTCAATCGGGTACAAATGGGAATTTTGGGCATAACTGGTTTTGGCTTGCTATGGTATTTGGTCCAAAAAGTAACGAATTTTTTTAAAACAAAAAAACTATCTCTGTTTGATCAAAAAATTTTATTTTTGCTTTTTTCAGCCTTAGCTTACTACTTGGCTTTATTGCTATGGGATTGGCAATTTCGGCGGGCTTATAATTTTTCTTTTGGCGTACAAGGCCGGTATTATTTTCCAGTTATCATAGCTCATATGGCCTTGATTTTAGTTTCCTGGCGATTTTTATGGCAGCAAGTTTTTAAAAAATATAGTCCCAATTATGTGTTGGTAATATTAGGGTTTTGGTGGTTAATTTTGCAAATCATTGGATTGCGTACCATTATTGTTTCTTACTATGATGTATCTTCTTGGAGTATTTTTTTAAATCAAATTAGCCAATATAAACCTTGGCTGTTTAAATCATATAGCTGGTATCTTTGGTTTAGCTTAGCGATATTGGCTTTAGTTTTATTTTTGCGTAATTTTATAATTACATGGCGATATGAAAAAAATCACAAAACTAATTGTTAA